From the genome of Dehalobacter sp., one region includes:
- the pepF gene encoding oligoendopeptidase F, which produces MSETLRSREEIPQEYKWRLEDIFASDQDWETMFSETEKMIGLFAKYQGQLAGGADIFVECMEWADRFGQNLEELFTYARMRRDEDNRISRYQGMTDRATMLSVQAGSALSFIVPEILAIPDERFSEIRQDERVQIYHHYLENILRQKQHVLSLAEEKILAETGELASAPSTIFSMANDADLKIGPIKDEEGREVELTKGNFIRYMESKDRRVRQDAFTTMYAAYGKQINSWAAMLGASVKADVFYARVRHYDSAIQGTLDDDKVPLSVYDALIQTVHDYLPQFQRYIQLRKKVLGVTELHMYDIYVPFVPEMDAHIPFEEAKSIVREGLEPLGEEYLKILDEGFRSGWIDIYENIGKTSGGYSWGTYSSHPYVLLNHQNTLDSLFTLAHEMGHSLHTYLSNKNQTHLYAGYKIFVAEVASTLNESLVMRHMINASNDNKMKAYLINHYLEQFRGTVFRQTMFAEFEKEIHAAAERNESLTADYLSEIYRDLNLKYFGSDIVLDEQINLEWTRIPHFYNAFYVYKYATGFSAATALAQQIVQEGEPAVQRYLAFLSSGGSDYPIELLRKAGVDMEKPEPVKQALDVFVELLDQLEKLVGE; this is translated from the coding sequence TTGTCAGAAACCTTACGTTCAAGGGAAGAAATCCCACAGGAATATAAATGGAGACTCGAAGATATTTTTGCCAGTGATCAGGACTGGGAGACAATGTTTAGCGAAACAGAAAAGATGATCGGGCTTTTCGCAAAATATCAGGGACAACTTGCCGGCGGTGCGGACATTTTTGTTGAATGTATGGAATGGGCGGACCGTTTCGGCCAGAATTTGGAAGAACTGTTTACGTACGCCCGGATGAGAAGGGATGAAGATAACCGGATTTCTCGTTACCAGGGGATGACAGACCGGGCGACAATGCTTTCGGTACAGGCCGGAAGCGCCTTGTCATTTATTGTTCCGGAAATCCTGGCTATTCCGGATGAACGCTTCAGTGAGATCCGTCAGGATGAGAGAGTGCAGATTTATCATCATTACTTGGAAAATATCCTGAGACAAAAACAACATGTCTTAAGCCTGGCTGAGGAAAAGATCCTGGCTGAAACCGGCGAACTGGCTTCAGCACCAAGTACGATCTTCAGCATGGCCAACGATGCGGATCTGAAAATTGGTCCGATCAAGGATGAAGAAGGCCGGGAAGTTGAGCTGACCAAGGGGAATTTCATCCGGTATATGGAAAGCAAAGACCGCAGGGTCAGACAGGATGCGTTTACGACGATGTATGCCGCTTACGGCAAACAAATCAACTCCTGGGCAGCAATGCTCGGCGCGAGTGTCAAGGCCGATGTTTTTTATGCAAGGGTCAGACACTATGATTCTGCGATTCAAGGAACCCTGGACGACGACAAAGTGCCGCTTTCCGTTTATGACGCGCTGATACAGACAGTTCATGACTATTTGCCGCAGTTTCAGCGGTATATTCAGCTGCGCAAAAAAGTCCTCGGCGTTACGGAGCTGCATATGTATGATATTTATGTTCCTTTCGTCCCTGAAATGGATGCGCATATTCCGTTTGAGGAAGCGAAGTCCATTGTACGCGAAGGGCTGGAACCTTTGGGAGAAGAGTATCTGAAAATTCTGGACGAAGGATTTCGTTCCGGCTGGATCGATATCTATGAAAATATTGGCAAAACAAGCGGAGGCTACTCCTGGGGCACGTACAGCTCCCATCCTTATGTTTTGCTGAACCATCAGAATACGCTGGATTCCCTGTTTACCCTGGCCCATGAAATGGGGCATTCCCTGCACACGTATTTATCAAATAAGAACCAGACTCATCTTTATGCAGGATATAAAATATTTGTGGCCGAGGTTGCTTCCACACTGAATGAATCCCTGGTTATGCGTCATATGATCAATGCCTCGAATGACAATAAAATGAAGGCCTATCTGATCAATCATTATCTGGAACAATTCAGGGGAACCGTGTTCAGACAGACCATGTTCGCAGAGTTTGAAAAGGAAATCCATGCTGCGGCCGAACGGAATGAATCCCTCACGGCAGACTACCTGTCCGAAATTTACCGGGATCTGAACCTGAAATATTTTGGATCCGACATTGTTTTGGATGAACAGATCAATTTGGAATGGACACGAATTCCGCATTTTTATAATGCTTTCTATGTTTATAAGTATGCAACAGGATTTTCAGCAGCGACGGCTCTTGCTCAGCAAATCGTGCAGGAAGGGGAACCAGCTGTACAGCGGTATCTGGCGTTTTTGTCCAGCGGAGGCTCAGATTATCCGATCGAACTCCTGCGCAAAGCCGGAGTCGATATGGAAAAACCGGAACCGGTCAAGCAGGCACTGGATGTTTTTGTGGAGCTGCTCGATCAGCTGGAAAAACTTGTCGGCGAATAA
- a CDS encoding adenylate cyclase: protein MGLEIERKYLVHQHLLPELKEGERMIQGYLSEKPSVRFRIKGNQMMLTIKDYYTKNRRFELETPAKEVTEEEVRKLMSLAISPPIIKTRYKVKSGQGIIWEIDVYEEENAGLITVDIEIPQEDYPLEFPEWVAGDCEITGEKRYTNLNLGRKPFATWAE from the coding sequence GTGGGACTAGAGATTGAACGCAAGTACCTTGTTCATCAGCATCTTCTGCCGGAATTGAAGGAAGGGGAACGGATGATTCAAGGTTATCTTTCAGAAAAACCATCGGTCAGGTTCAGAATCAAGGGAAATCAAATGATGTTGACAATCAAGGATTATTATACGAAAAACAGGCGGTTTGAGTTGGAGACTCCGGCCAAGGAAGTAACGGAGGAAGAGGTTCGGAAGCTTATGTCCCTGGCAATAAGCCCGCCGATCATTAAGACGAGATATAAAGTGAAGAGCGGTCAGGGGATAATCTGGGAGATTGATGTTTATGAGGAGGAGAATGCCGGCTTGATTACTGTGGATATAGAAATTCCGCAGGAGGATTATCCGCTGGAATTTCCGGAATGGGTTGCCGGTGACTGTGAAATTACTGGAGAGAAGCGTTACACGAATCTTAATCTTGGCAGGAAGCCTTTTGCAACGTGGGCAGAATAA
- the uvrC gene encoding excinuclease ABC subunit UvrC, giving the protein MDLLQKKLKLLPDNPGVYLMKNAADKIIYVGKAKVLKNRVRSYFTGSHDQKTQKLVSEITDFEYILTSSEVEALLLECNLIKKHDPYYNIMLKDDKSYPYILITSEKHPRIIVTRKVSKKAGKYFGPYPNATAARETARLLNRLLPFRKCSQIPTKSCLYYHIGQCLGPCIHPIEPEQYQEVLDKATMFLRGNQKSIINWLEGKMTKAAEALQFEAAREYRDLIQDLKTISEKQNITLSDLRNRDIVAYAFNEELMNIQVFCFRQGKLVTRDSFFFAYYDEPEESFLSFLIQYYTDEMVIPDEICIPEIQLTAVMDILPLTIPKKGKTKQLLAMAASNAEAALKEKMDLEKDKNEEIRKTMAGLCELLGIAQADTIEAFDISGLFGSNIVGGMVQFKAGKPFRANYRKFNIAPLANNNDDTAYLKHIIGRRYSRLQREESAMPDLILVDGGKGQVKAALDALKELRLTIPVAGMVKNDRHETRSLINQAGRELSIDTRVEVFYLIQRIQDEVHRFAITFHRQQRIKNMTASELDGIPGIGPKRKRMLLRAFDSLDAIKNAAPEEFIKSGLSAVAAQEVYNHFHHT; this is encoded by the coding sequence ATGGATTTGTTGCAAAAGAAACTGAAATTGCTGCCGGATAATCCTGGCGTTTATTTGATGAAAAATGCTGCCGATAAGATTATTTATGTTGGCAAAGCCAAGGTGCTGAAAAACCGGGTAAGGTCTTATTTTACAGGGTCCCATGATCAGAAGACCCAAAAACTTGTCAGTGAAATTACCGACTTTGAATATATCCTGACATCTTCTGAGGTTGAGGCTCTCCTGCTCGAATGCAACCTCATCAAAAAACACGACCCGTACTATAACATTATGCTGAAGGATGATAAATCTTATCCGTATATATTAATAACATCCGAAAAACACCCCCGGATTATTGTCACCCGTAAAGTTTCCAAAAAAGCCGGCAAATATTTTGGTCCCTATCCCAATGCAACAGCGGCCAGAGAAACTGCCCGCCTGCTGAACCGGCTGCTTCCTTTCCGCAAATGCAGTCAGATCCCTACCAAATCCTGTCTTTATTATCATATTGGACAATGCCTCGGTCCGTGTATCCATCCTATTGAGCCTGAACAATATCAGGAAGTCCTCGATAAAGCCACCATGTTCCTCCGCGGCAATCAAAAAAGCATCATCAACTGGCTGGAAGGAAAAATGACCAAAGCCGCCGAAGCGCTGCAGTTTGAGGCAGCCAGAGAATACCGGGATCTGATTCAAGACCTGAAAACCATCAGTGAAAAACAAAATATTACGCTAAGTGATTTGCGAAACCGCGATATCGTGGCCTACGCGTTTAATGAGGAGCTAATGAATATTCAGGTCTTCTGTTTTCGTCAGGGTAAACTGGTTACCCGGGACAGTTTCTTCTTTGCCTACTACGATGAACCGGAAGAATCATTTCTTTCATTTCTGATCCAGTACTATACGGACGAGATGGTCATTCCGGATGAGATTTGTATTCCTGAAATCCAATTGACCGCAGTCATGGACATCCTTCCTCTGACCATACCCAAAAAAGGTAAAACCAAACAACTTCTGGCAATGGCCGCCTCCAATGCTGAGGCTGCTCTGAAAGAAAAAATGGACCTGGAAAAAGACAAAAATGAAGAGATTCGGAAAACGATGGCAGGATTATGTGAACTTCTCGGAATCGCTCAGGCCGATACGATTGAAGCCTTCGATATTTCAGGACTGTTCGGCAGCAATATTGTCGGGGGTATGGTTCAGTTTAAAGCCGGAAAACCCTTTCGGGCAAACTACCGCAAATTTAATATTGCTCCGCTCGCGAACAACAATGATGATACTGCCTACCTCAAGCATATTATCGGGCGCCGTTATTCCCGTCTGCAGAGAGAGGAATCCGCAATGCCGGATCTGATTCTGGTTGATGGCGGAAAAGGACAAGTCAAAGCCGCGCTTGATGCTCTGAAGGAGCTCCGCTTAACCATTCCGGTTGCCGGTATGGTTAAAAACGACCGGCACGAAACGCGCAGTCTGATCAATCAAGCAGGCCGTGAGCTTTCTATTGACACCAGAGTCGAGGTGTTTTATCTGATCCAGCGAATCCAGGACGAAGTGCACCGTTTTGCGATCACTTTCCACAGGCAGCAGCGGATTAAAAACATGACCGCATCGGAGCTGGATGGTATCCCCGGAATCGGGCCAAAACGAAAAAGAATGCTCCTCAGAGCTTTTGATTCTTTGGATGCGATCAAAAATGCTGCACCCGAAGAATTTATCAAGTCCGGTTTGTCGGCAGTGGCCGCCCAAGAAGTCTATAACCACTTTCACCACACGTAA
- a CDS encoding Mrp/NBP35 family ATP-binding protein, translated as MSSPCSSCSTASTCSGSCSSVPELTEAQKLSNIKNVVAVMSGKGGVGKSSVTSMLAVSLMRQGYKVGILDADITGPSIPKVFGLKDKASAAEKGILPVESMSGIKIVSLNLMLENEDDPVIWRGPVISQLVKQFWTDVIWGELDYLLIDLPPGTGDVPISVLQSIPVDGLVIVTSPQQLANMVVRKAIKMATMYKATFYGLVENMAYIECPECNKRIEIFGKPAGEKEAAANEIPYLGQLPIDPRLTALSDAGQVEEYQSALFDVIAQKIAACSKEKSPKETA; from the coding sequence GTGAGTAGTCCATGCAGTAGTTGTTCAACAGCTTCAACCTGCTCCGGCAGCTGCTCCTCAGTTCCGGAACTTACTGAAGCTCAAAAATTAAGTAATATTAAAAATGTTGTCGCAGTCATGAGCGGCAAGGGTGGAGTCGGAAAATCCTCTGTAACGAGCATGCTTGCAGTAAGCCTGATGCGTCAGGGCTATAAAGTCGGTATTCTCGATGCGGATATCACAGGACCCAGCATCCCGAAGGTTTTTGGTCTCAAAGACAAAGCAAGTGCGGCTGAAAAGGGGATTCTGCCGGTAGAATCCATGAGTGGCATCAAGATCGTTTCTCTGAATCTTATGCTCGAAAATGAGGATGATCCTGTCATTTGGAGAGGTCCGGTCATTTCCCAACTGGTGAAACAGTTCTGGACGGATGTGATCTGGGGAGAACTTGATTACCTGTTAATTGACCTGCCTCCTGGAACCGGCGATGTGCCGATCTCCGTATTGCAGTCTATTCCGGTGGATGGTTTGGTTATTGTCACAAGTCCTCAGCAGCTCGCAAACATGGTTGTTCGCAAAGCCATAAAAATGGCCACCATGTATAAAGCTACTTTTTATGGACTTGTTGAAAATATGGCTTATATTGAATGCCCGGAATGCAACAAGCGCATTGAGATATTCGGCAAACCGGCGGGAGAGAAGGAAGCTGCGGCGAATGAGATCCCTTATCTCGGCCAATTGCCGATTGATCCAAGACTGACGGCGCTTTCCGATGCCGGGCAAGTTGAAGAATATCAATCGGCGCTGTTTGATGTGATCGCTCAAAAAATTGCTGCCTGCAGCAAGGAAAAAAGTCCGAAAGAGACAGCATAA
- a CDS encoding polymer-forming cytoskeletal protein, which produces MFSKKENDTNPIIRNISTNTTITYIAEDCELKGSLVSSGNIRIDGKLEGTVEVGGDLIIGQSASVKANISAATATITGVVCGNIKVEDLLELSPTSRLYGDITAKQLKIDQGAIFVGTSTTIDADNSDHPDVSSSEKKKNPKGKEVE; this is translated from the coding sequence ATGTTTAGTAAAAAAGAAAACGACACAAATCCGATTATCCGCAATATCAGCACGAACACAACGATTACATACATTGCCGAAGACTGTGAACTCAAGGGGTCTTTGGTATCGAGCGGCAATATTCGGATAGACGGCAAGCTCGAAGGCACTGTTGAAGTCGGTGGCGACTTAATCATCGGTCAGTCTGCCTCAGTAAAAGCCAATATTTCTGCTGCTACAGCAACGATTACGGGTGTTGTCTGCGGGAACATTAAGGTCGAAGACCTGTTGGAATTAAGCCCTACCTCCCGCCTCTACGGGGACATCACCGCCAAACAGCTTAAAATCGACCAGGGCGCCATCTTTGTCGGTACAAGTACAACGATCGACGCCGATAATTCAGATCATCCAGATGTCTCTTCCAGCGAAAAGAAGAAAAATCCTAAGGGAAAAGAGGTAGAATAA
- a CDS encoding GNAT family N-acetyltransferase: protein MNKEEWTNITRTIQTSKGELLISGVTPPDILEKLEIDQQLKAFRPAAKQKKAIIEISCLPQGKVVSAQIKGELVGYITFHPPDEFERWSSGQDKVLELGAIEVSPRYRNYGVARRMLEAAFGDEKMEDYIVIATEYYWHWDLDGTNLPIWEYREMMRRLMAHTDLRIKETDDEEITSHPANMLMVRYGKNITKKMIYNFDRLLFLNGK from the coding sequence ATGAATAAAGAGGAATGGACCAACATTACCCGTACGATCCAGACTTCGAAAGGGGAGCTGCTGATATCCGGGGTGACACCCCCGGATATCTTGGAAAAGCTTGAAATTGACCAGCAATTAAAAGCTTTCCGTCCGGCTGCCAAACAAAAAAAAGCCATTATTGAGATCAGCTGTCTTCCACAGGGAAAAGTCGTCTCAGCCCAAATCAAGGGGGAGCTGGTCGGCTATATTACGTTTCATCCGCCGGATGAATTTGAACGGTGGTCATCCGGACAAGACAAGGTTCTGGAGCTCGGAGCGATTGAAGTGTCTCCGCGCTACCGCAATTATGGGGTAGCCCGCAGGATGCTGGAAGCTGCTTTCGGTGACGAAAAAATGGAAGACTATATTGTGATTGCAACAGAATATTACTGGCACTGGGATTTGGATGGAACAAACCTGCCGATTTGGGAATACAGGGAAATGATGCGCCGCCTGATGGCGCATACGGATCTGCGTATTAAAGAAACGGACGATGAGGAAATCACATCTCATCCAGCCAATATGCTGATGGTTCGCTATGGGAAAAATATCACAAAAAAAATGATATATAATTTTGATCGGCTTTTATTTTTGAACGGCAAATAA
- a CDS encoding adenosylhomocysteinase, whose product MNEVSTIRDIRLAADGQRKIDWVKQYMPVLNSLRDQYIQERPFAGKKIVICLHLEAKTAYLALTIQAGGGEVAVVASNPLSTQDDVVAALVKNGIRAHAWHGATDEEYKVHINKALDFGPDYIIDDGGDLVSTIHTCRRELIGQVKGGAEETTTGILRLKAMSREGKLEFPMMAVNDARSKYLFDNRYGTGQSVWDAILRTTNLVVAGKTVCIVGYGWCGKGVALRARGLGAKIIICEVDPVKANEAWMDGYEVMPMKEAASMADYFITVTGNKNVITKDHFARMKNGAILANAGHFDVEISKQDLNLLTVSKRKVRPNTEEFTLEDGRKIFLLAEGRLVNLAAGDGHPVEVMDMSFALQALALEYLVKNQGLENKVFNVPEQLDNRVALMKLHSLGLQIDSLTSDQAEYLAGWVNE is encoded by the coding sequence ATGAACGAAGTTTCTACCATTCGAGATATTAGGCTGGCTGCTGACGGACAACGAAAAATAGACTGGGTAAAACAGTACATGCCGGTGTTGAATTCACTTCGGGATCAATATATTCAAGAGCGCCCGTTTGCAGGGAAAAAAATTGTCATCTGCCTTCATTTGGAAGCAAAAACCGCATATCTGGCCTTGACAATTCAGGCGGGAGGCGGGGAAGTTGCTGTGGTCGCCAGCAATCCGCTCTCTACGCAGGATGATGTGGTAGCGGCTCTGGTCAAAAACGGCATCAGGGCTCATGCCTGGCACGGTGCGACAGATGAGGAGTATAAAGTGCATATCAACAAGGCCCTCGATTTTGGGCCTGATTATATCATTGATGACGGTGGGGATCTTGTTTCAACAATTCATACCTGCCGGCGGGAACTGATTGGCCAGGTTAAAGGCGGAGCGGAGGAGACCACAACAGGTATTCTCAGATTAAAAGCCATGTCCAGGGAAGGAAAGCTTGAATTTCCGATGATGGCCGTCAATGATGCCAGAAGCAAGTATTTATTTGACAACCGATACGGAACGGGTCAATCCGTCTGGGATGCAATTCTGCGGACAACCAATCTGGTCGTTGCAGGAAAAACGGTTTGTATCGTTGGTTATGGATGGTGCGGCAAAGGTGTGGCATTAAGAGCCAGAGGGCTTGGGGCGAAAATCATTATCTGTGAAGTCGACCCGGTTAAAGCCAATGAGGCCTGGATGGACGGATACGAGGTCATGCCGATGAAGGAAGCCGCTTCTATGGCAGATTACTTTATTACCGTGACTGGCAATAAAAATGTCATTACAAAAGATCATTTTGCACGGATGAAGAATGGTGCGATCCTGGCGAACGCCGGTCATTTTGATGTGGAAATCTCTAAGCAGGACCTGAATCTTCTGACTGTTTCCAAAAGAAAGGTCCGCCCCAACACTGAAGAATTTACCCTTGAAGACGGGAGAAAAATCTTCTTGCTTGCTGAAGGCAGACTGGTGAATTTAGCTGCAGGAGACGGCCATCCGGTGGAAGTAATGGATATGTCTTTTGCGCTGCAGGCTTTGGCCCTCGAATACCTGGTAAAGAACCAGGGGCTCGAGAACAAAGTTTTTAATGTTCCGGAACAACTGGACAACAGGGTTGCGCTGATGAAGCTTCATTCACTTGGACTGCAAATTGACAGCCTGACATCGGATCAGGCGGAATACCTAGCAGGGTGGGTAAATGAATAA
- a CDS encoding metallophosphoesterase: MKIAILSDTHIRYGRKLPSFVWNVLSEVDTIIHAGDVVTKSLIEELDLIAPVIAVRGNCDWLMEELPEKIIAKLGSLRIGVTHGYLGSGKNTPERAYNFFSGEDVDMIIFGHSHIPYKNVYEGVLLFNPGSPTERRGQPQFSMGLLNLSEKGNFDIQHLFF, from the coding sequence ATGAAAATTGCCATTCTTTCTGATACACATATTCGCTATGGACGGAAACTCCCATCATTTGTCTGGAATGTTTTAAGTGAGGTTGATACAATTATTCATGCAGGAGATGTTGTGACGAAGAGTCTGATCGAGGAACTGGATTTGATTGCACCGGTCATTGCAGTCAGAGGAAACTGTGACTGGTTAATGGAAGAGCTGCCGGAGAAAATCATAGCCAAACTAGGTTCTCTAAGGATTGGTGTTACGCATGGGTATCTTGGATCAGGAAAGAATACCCCGGAAAGGGCTTACAATTTCTTTTCGGGAGAAGATGTAGATATGATTATCTTTGGACACAGCCATATACCTTATAAAAATGTCTATGAAGGGGTATTGCTGTTCAATCCGGGGTCTCCAACAGAAAGAAGAGGACAGCCACAGTTTTCGATGGGCTTATTAAACTTAAGTGAAAAAGGAAATTTTGATATCCAGCATCTGTTTTTTTAA
- a CDS encoding DMT family transporter yields the protein MLKFFSLPAVLAAISGAAMAVQGTLNSQLTQKTSLLSSTLIVHIIGSLIALLAVLAWKVPMFGHKWLQIPWYLYLGGALSVGIVALVAITISRIGVCNATTAIILGQVGLAVIIDHFGLFGVQRISWNPWQLLGLALFVGGAKLLFK from the coding sequence ATGTTAAAATTTTTTTCGCTGCCTGCTGTTCTGGCAGCAATCTCCGGGGCTGCAATGGCTGTGCAGGGAACACTGAATTCACAGCTGACGCAAAAAACTTCTTTGCTTTCTTCGACGCTGATCGTACACATCATTGGCAGTTTGATCGCCCTTCTGGCCGTATTGGCTTGGAAAGTACCTATGTTTGGGCATAAATGGCTGCAAATCCCCTGGTATCTCTATTTGGGAGGAGCATTGAGTGTCGGAATCGTTGCTTTAGTCGCTATAACGATATCCAGAATCGGCGTATGCAATGCCACGACGGCCATCATCCTTGGACAAGTCGGCCTTGCAGTCATTATTGACCACTTTGGGCTTTTTGGGGTCCAAAGAATAAGCTGGAATCCGTGGCAGTTGCTGGGTCTTGCACTTTTTGTAGGTGGAGCAAAGCTGCTGTTTAAATAA
- a CDS encoding peptidoglycan DD-metalloendopeptidase family protein, whose amino-acid sequence MKHKYSIIIIHPDHGKAPRQIQFSVKAKKMIVTSSAALGIFFTGLFAYDIYQAHYINVYQQKIAYVDKLEDQLQAKDLEIARLNEKTSEINQNLLTISSLESKIAGILKIQQKSTTEVSRGSYSVQSYSEPESLDQASNLLNSHVETLQEYYDASVEYKDKLNRTPNILPVNGPISSPFGYRRNPFGGWSSEFHSGIDIACDYGTPVQAVAAGTVTYAGYDGYWGRRVQIDHGYGVVTFYAHNSKLTVKVGDTVQKGEIVAYSGNSGRSTGSHLHYQAYVDGELVDPTVFTTYTEAQ is encoded by the coding sequence TTGAAGCACAAATACTCAATTATTATTATCCACCCTGACCACGGCAAAGCACCCCGGCAGATTCAGTTTTCAGTCAAAGCGAAAAAAATGATTGTAACCAGCTCAGCTGCACTGGGTATCTTTTTTACGGGACTTTTTGCTTATGACATTTACCAGGCTCATTACATCAATGTTTATCAGCAAAAAATTGCCTATGTCGATAAGCTTGAAGATCAGTTGCAGGCCAAGGATCTGGAAATCGCGAGATTAAATGAAAAGACATCCGAAATCAATCAGAACTTGTTAACCATCTCCTCACTGGAATCTAAAATTGCTGGCATTCTTAAAATCCAGCAAAAAAGTACGACGGAAGTCAGCCGCGGCAGTTACTCCGTACAGTCATATTCCGAGCCGGAAAGCCTTGATCAGGCTTCAAATCTGCTCAATTCTCATGTGGAAACCCTGCAGGAGTATTATGATGCTTCCGTAGAATACAAAGACAAGCTGAACCGGACACCGAATATTCTTCCGGTCAATGGCCCGATCTCCTCACCTTTTGGCTATCGCCGTAATCCTTTTGGCGGCTGGAGCAGTGAATTTCATTCCGGTATTGATATTGCCTGCGATTATGGCACACCTGTCCAGGCGGTTGCTGCCGGGACCGTCACTTATGCAGGCTATGACGGTTACTGGGGACGAAGGGTGCAAATTGACCACGGCTATGGCGTTGTAACGTTTTATGCCCATAATTCCAAACTGACAGTCAAAGTCGGAGACACAGTTCAGAAAGGCGAGATTGTCGCGTACAGCGGAAATTCCGGCCGGAGCACCGGCAGCCACCTTCACTACCAGGCCTATGTTGACGGCGAACTCGTTGATCCGACAGTCTTTACTACCTATACCGAAGCGCAATAA